The genome window CGCTGCGGGGAGAGAAAACGGTCCAGGAGATTGCCACTACCTACCAGGTAGGAGCAGTCCTGGTAGCATTGTGGAAGAAGGAACTGGTAGAGGGGGCCAGTAGTATTTTTGAGTGAGGGGATACAGACAAAGAAGCCCAAGAGCTGGAGCGGAAGCAGGAGGAGTTGTACAAGCAGATAGGCAAACTCCAGATTGAAAACGAGTTCTTAAAAAAAAAGTACAAACAATTGTACGGGACCGAGCCGCCGCTGTAGAGCCTGAGCCGCTATTTGTCAACAAATTT of Treponema sp. J25 contains these proteins:
- a CDS encoding transposase: MRKRYDKAFKAKVALEALRGEKTVQEIATTYQVGAVLVALWKKELVEGASSIFE